A genome region from Anastrepha ludens isolate Willacy chromosome 3, idAnaLude1.1, whole genome shotgun sequence includes the following:
- the LOC128858333 gene encoding venom carboxylesterase-6-like → MLKYINRVTSALMPAMIFILCLLVWSDLYALTAARTSDILKVQLPHGGVLVGRHQVSHKGRHVRAFLGIPYALPPVGELRFKPPVPYGSWLGERLAVQDSDVCIHRDPFTRQMEIHGSEDCLYLNVYTPEQPKSSKPLPVMFHIHGGGFISGSGISSYYPPDYLLDHDIILVSGNYRLGPLGFLSSETLDCPGNFGLKDQVEMLRWVQKNIAAFGGDPNSVTIFGNSAGSASVTYQLISNSTKGLFHKAIAQSGTYFCPWGQPEHKGIAAKRAREVAQMVGCNPEEKWQKLLRCLRTKNADDIVATLYEFFEWDFDPAVPFQPVVEPPHKDAFLTASPRDTDIPHGFSLPLIMGITSEEGLLKTVPILNLPGLLDEYKTQFNTILPIQLQYDHHSPEVREEITKKIEDFYFKEGHTYDKYNHQNFTDLLSDGMFVVGVDEYIHQRVEAQNSLDLPPFYVYIFEHRAPASLSELFEGGSEDFYGVCHAEELQYLFPVGLKWFVSATPTEDDVKLREAILQMWVNFATEGNPTPTQSALPQWEPVKGYPVNYAQLGHKSPEEFTILQMERDVYGNRIKFWQQLQAHIPAEQRKRKIRDEL, encoded by the exons atgttgaagtaTATAAACCGAGTGACCAGTGCTTTAATGCCTGCAATGATTTTTATACTTTGTCTTCTTGTTTGGAGTGATCTTTACGCATTAACCGCGGCGCGTACGTCGGATATTTTAAAAGTGCAACTACCACATGGAGGAGTACTAGTTGGACGTCATCAGGTCTCACATAAAGGACGTCATGTAAGAGCTTTTTTGGGTATACCCTATGCTCTGCCACCCGTTGGAGAATTGCGATTCAAG CCACCTGTGCCGTATGGCTCTTGGTTGGGTGAGCGACTCGCTGTACAAGATTCAGATGTTTGTATACATCGTGATCCTTTCACACGGCAAATGGAAATCCACGGCAGCGAGGATTGTCTGTATCTAAATGTTTACACTCCAGAG CAACCCAAATCATCGAAACCCTTGCCGGTTATGTTCCATATACACGGCGGTGGTTTTATAAGCGGTTCCGGCATAAGCAGCTACTATCCTCCGGATTACTTACTCGATCATGATATCATACTCGTTTCGGGCAATTACCGCTTAGGCCCACTCGGTTTCCTGAGCTCTGAAACTTTAGACTGTCCCGGCAATTTCGGCTTAAAGGATCAAGTGGAAATGTTGCGTTGGGTGCAGAAAAATATTGCAGCTTTCGGTGGAGATCCGAATAGTGTAACGATATTCGGTAATAGCGCGGGTAGTGCTAGTGTCACATACCAGTTGATCTCAAATTCAACAAAAG GTCTCTTCCACAAAGCCATTGCACAATCGggcacctatttctgtccatggggACAACCAGAGCATAAAGGTATTGCCGCAAAGCGTGCCCGAGAGGTGGCACAAATGGTTGGCTGCAATCCTgaggaaaaatggcaaaaactaTTGCGGTGTTTGCGCACCAAGAATGCTGATGATATTGTTGCAACActttatgaatttttc GAATGGGACTTCGATCCGGCGGTACCATTTCAACCAGTCGTGGAGCCACCACATAAGGACGCATTCCTCACAGCTTCACCACGTGATACCGACATACCACATGGTTTCTCCTTACCCCTCATAATGGGAATCACTTCAGAGGAGGGTCTACTTAAGACCGTACCGATTCTTAACTTGCCTGGTCTCTTGGACGAAtataaaacacaatttaataCGATTCTACCAATTCAACTACAGTACGATCATCATTCACCAGAGGTGCGcgaagaaattacaaaaaaaattgaagatttttaCTTTAAAGAGGGGCATACGTATGACAAATACAACCATCAAAATTTTACAGAT CTTCTTTCAGATGGCatgtttgttgttggtgttgatgAATATATACACCAGCGTGTAGAAGCTCAAAATTCATTGGATTTGCCtccattttatgtatatatcttCGAACACCGCGCCCCAGCTAGTTTATCAGAGCTTTTCGAAGGTGGAAGCGAGGATTTTTATG GTGTCTGTCATGCTGAGGAATTGCAATACCTCTTTCCAGTAGGACTAAAGTGGTTCGTAAGCGCAACACCCACTGAAGACGACGTGAAACTCCGTGAGGCTATTCTACAGATGTGGGTGAACTTCGCTACAGAAGG TAACCCAACGCCCACGCAGTCTGCTCTTCCGCAGTGGGAGCCAGTCAAAGGCTATCCCGTGAATTATGCCCAATTGGGGCACAAAAGCCCAGAAGAATTTACAATACTGCAAATGGAGCGGGATGTCTATGGAAATCGTATAAAGTTCTGGCAACAACTTCAAGCTCATATTCCAGCAGAACAgcgcaaaagaaaaataagagatGAACTATAA